CCATACTGCTCCTACCGGTATGGCAGTATATGAACAATGCAAATCGGCCAGGAAATTAAAATCCACTGGCGTGTGGGTGGACAGTTAACTGGACAGTTATACTTAACTATTGTTGTCATTATCAGGTAATGATAACAGTAAGACTTCGTTTACTTTAGGACAACCATATTAGTTAACACAGGATTTCCCAGTGCCAGCCCTGAGGCCACACACTATACCATATCAAAATCATATTTTGCATTTTCCTCTGTTTAGCATTACCTATCTGGACAGACTTGAATAGGATAGCCAAATCTGTCACACTGTTACCTACTATAAGTGCTGGATAAAAACACTTGGTATTGGTCTGTCAATATAACACTATGCTGTTACAGACAATGTCAATGTCAATGTATACAAACATGTTTCCTTTACCAGGTACTTTTTTCTGTCTGACAGGTTATCCAGATCCTTGGGGACAAATTTCCCTACAAACTTATTTCTAAGAAGATTGATTGTGAGTGTGTATTCTCCTGcacttattattttaaaattcatCTTCCGTCATTTTGTGTTTTGtctaattacattcacattttCCAGTACCTGAATACCAAGGGGAACCAGATGAAATCTCAATACAGAAGTGTCAGGAGGCAGCAAGACAGGTTTGATATTTACACCACATTTCTAAATGCTCTCTGCATTGGAAAGCGTGTAGAACTTTTGTATGTACTCTGTAAAGGTAGATGGGCCGGTGATCGTGGAGGACACCTGCCTGTGTTTCAGGGCACTGGGAGGGCTACCAGGGCCATACATGTAAGCAAAAAAACATgttgcatttttacatttattaaactgCAGTGACTTGCCAAAATTAacatatttgtttgtgttttcttaGTAAATGGTTTTTGGATAAACTGAAGCCTGAAGGTAAGAACTTTTATCTATGTTAATAACTAATGATTAAACAATTAAAGTTTTTAAGTATCTGTACATTTATTTGTTtgggtgtgttttttattattttgtcagGCTTGTATAAGCTCCTGGCAGGTTTTGAGGACAAATCTGCTTGGGCTCTATGCACATTTGCTTTTTGTGCTGGCAAAAAAGAACCTGTTCAGCTCTTTAGAGGAATCACTGAGGTTAGCATTGTTCTACATTTTGCAACTTGTGGGGACactgttataataatataatataaaaatgcacAAGACCAGTGTGTTCTCTGTTTAAGTACATTCATTGTATATACTTGCAGTACTGATACAGCGCATGAAATATGTAGTTTACAGATGTGTAATTGTAAGCACCAGCTCTGTTGTAGGTATATGAATGTTTAACATGTATAGATGCCAACTTGATCCCTTTCTGCTGTTTAGGGCCACATTGTAGAGCCCAGGGGACCAAGGGACTTTGGGTGGGATCCCTGTTTCCAACCAGAGGGATATGATAAAACGTAAGTGAACCAATTTTTGTGTTtcaccactagatggcagcactAACTAAGTGATCCTTTATTGATTCTTTTATGAGACATTTCTGCTGTGTAGAGTATTTCTAATAGTAATTCTACTGAAAGTTACAATATTAATTACTAATGACCCAGCTTGTCCTTCCTTGTCACTTATATGTCACCCTTTTACCTAATTAATGTATTTCATGTACATGAATTTTGACACTGGTTGAAGTGTTTGTaggatattatttttaattcttccATTGCTTGGTCTGTGCAGATATGCTGAGCTCCCAAAGGAAGTGAAGAACAAAATCTCCCACCGATACCGTGCGCTGGCAGCCATGTCTGAACACTTCTCCAGCCTGAACGGTGAACCAGCAGACAAACGGCCCAAACAGGATGACTGAAAGTCTGTTAGTCATTAATCTGTCTATTTAATGTTTCAGCATTTTGTCAGCTGGATGCACTACGATAGTTAATAAATATGCTGTTTGTAAACGGTTTCAACACTTAATCCATCCAATGActtttataataaaacatattgtgtAACATATTAGCACTTTGTTGAAATGGTTCTCATTGTACCCAATCTAAGATTGTGGTTTATAACCCCACTGTTGTCTATAAAACTGGAACAaagaacattaaattaaaaattttaaataattaatgccaGACCTCTTAAAGCCTGAAATTCACACAAATTCCTGTTCTATTCTATAGACAGCAGTGTGCCACAACACTGAATGTGAGGGCGTGCAAACCAAGCAGCTGCATGTGGTCTGGTCACTGGGGGTTCCTGGGTGGCATATGTAAAGCTGTATATAgggttttttgggggttttttttaatgtaaatgaagtattagtaatGTGAACATATGCCTTACGTATACATTTAACCATCTCTACCATAAACTATTGTTATCTGTCTAGGCCAAAATCAtttgcagtaccagtcaaaagtttggacacaccttctcgtgcagtgttttttcccctctAAATTGTAAaagaatactaaagtcatccagactatgaaggaatatataaggaatcatgtagtaacttaaacgtgttaaacaaaccaaaatatcctgtgaagcatttaggtgactctTATCTGTATTGCTGTTAACTTGTTTCTAAGGCTGGTTACTTGCGACTGCATTTGAAGataattttaaagttcttgaaatttttcggattgactgaccttcatttcagaaagtattttttatttacttagttgagtagttcttgttatgttatggattaaaacattacttaaacaGGGCAATTCACTGTAttccaccaactctacctcttcaaaactttacaactgatgccctcAAACTCATTAACTTTCAAGTAATTAATTCTtaacaagtttagcacagctgttaactaaaagccattccaggtgactctacctcataaagctgactgagaaaatccagccaaggtgtgTAAAGTTatcatttaagcaagaggtgctactttgaaatatctaaaatataaaacatattcagttttttaacactttttgtttaatgaatagttcattttttttctatagtTTGGATGACCTTAGTATTAACTTACAACGTTGAAGGTACAAACCACAAGGGCCAAGTGCTGTACAGAAGTACAAACAATTGTTAATGTATAAGACTAAATAACAAGTAAGATTGAGATGGTGGATGATGCCCTAATAAAAACAGACAGACTATTCCACAGTTTGGGTGCTGCAACGGAAAAAGCTTTTTCACCCTTTGACTTCAGTTTAGAATGCTGCGTCCCCAAGAGTAGCTGATTTGAGGATCTTAGGAATATTTGGGTTAAATATGGATGCAGAAGGTAATGTATGGTGAAgactttaaaaacatttaataagaccCTAAACTCAACTCTGAATTTGACGGGCAACCAATGCAGGGAAGCCAGTACAGGAGAATTCAGTAGCATTATTCTACTATTGAGTGTAGAAccgtttttctctgttttttaaatGACTTGTTAAATTACTAACTAGGCAATATGATTGGCATGTTAAGATTTTGCCCTGGAGTCTAAATGACTAGTTTAAATCTCTATATTGCTTATTTATTGGACAATTAAATTATCCTTACCTTTCTTCAGTCGACTAGTTaaatttttattctttatattaatACAGTTTCTTTCTGAACCGAGAATGAACCGTTAACCTGTGTACAGTGCATTGGAGTTATCCACAATGCTACACACCTGCTACAACTTATAGTAATTAAATAGGTAATTGCTAGTGTAAGGATTTCACACTCTTTATTAAATACATGCATTTATGTATTTGATTTAGAGCTGATAAAAATTTATTTGTCATAAATCACATAAGCAAGTGTCCAAACTAAAGAGGGAAATGCTGCAACATGTTTTagctgattttaatttttttgcacagCATACTTGGGCATCAGGAAACATGCTTTATGAAATCCTTCCTCATCCCAGCCCAGCGAGTGGCTAATGACAGGGCAGTGCTGAGGATGGAGAGCAGTGGACTTCAGCTCTATAAATCTACATGCATTACTGTGACAGCTTCTGTTTGTCCATAGGGCCTCAGCTCAGGGAGACGAAGCTGGCTATTAAGATCACATCATGCACTGCTTGTGTTCCTCATTATGGATGGCATTCTGTGAATGTTTTTACTTCTGTTTCTCACATtcgcactctctctttccccttgtCCTCCCTCCCTGGTCTTCCCATGTGACAACGAGACTCACTGTggtaacaaagataaacagacGCAGCTAATTCACATAGCAGTAGGCTTGTTCCACTTTCATCTGAGGGGAGATATCAAAAACAGCCCTGTATAAAGAAGACACCTGATGTTAACTTTATGGTTGCTGGCCTTTGCAATGGTGAGAAGTCAAGATGCTCCCATAAGTTGCACATGTTCTGAAGAGGCCTGTTTCAATAAATTCCTCCATTCCTTCCTTCTCCATTAAATACACACATTGTGAAGTTTAAGTGATCATGTGATGTTAAGCTTCGGTATTTTCATCAGTCTTTGCTGATCATGACCTGTTCACAAACTTAAGAGTCAAGCAGAGTTCAATTTTTGCATTAATTTATACGGGTAGAAGCCCATTCATTTTAAATAAGATGGCACTATCTACAAGCAATTTAAAAACAGTTAGCAAAAAGCTACCATTTTATTGTCATTGGTGTCTCATCAGAGTTAATTAGGTTCTGGACAGTATATAACTCACACTCTGATAGCAGCAGGATTCACCCTGCACTGTGTGGCTGCAGAGCACTAAACTCTGGCCAGGTGCCCCTTTTGCCTAATCAAAGCTTTTAGGGACGTTCGCCCACCACTGTGACCAGTTGTGACTCTGTACCTTTCTCTGAAACAGTGTTTCACACTCAACCCACTCTGAACAACTGGGATTACATCTCAACATGTTTACACAGAAacagcacaataaaaaaaacagtaaaaaaataaataaactaaataattctCTGTCATCAATAGAAACTAAGGGGGGAAATTTGATAACAAACTTTAAGTTTGGAAAAGCATGCTAATAATGcactaataacgttgaaaaaaaAGATAGATTGATATACAGGCTTAAAGAAATACATTAGTAACAAACATATTAATATCAGTAATaacattaaaggagaaattaactttgggtgtagtaaaacatgataaaaagtatttaccttttgttgaatagcacacctctgcccTCTTACAACttcctgagatacagtaattttgtgctttttgcccagcactctgtacaatggccaataaattgcattttacatcattatatacatagactccgcatagcctgcctcctagcGTAGCAGCTATACTATATGGATAGTAAACTTTTTCTAAACTTAAGTATAGGAGTAGATTAATCTAGGCTTAACAGACTTGTGTTGCTGACAGTGGCACAGGGACCATTTCACTTGTGGAAGAAATaacttattaaattaaatactagCTAATTCTGAAAGAAAACACAATTGTCTGTAGAAAAACTAAAAAGGAAAAGATGATGGCTTTTACAGCAGAAAAAATATCTTAAACACACCTCAAAATCCACAAAGAGCTACCTCAAAAACATGCTTCTTGTCATGCTTCTGTGCCTTTTCACtcttgtttaaaatattaaagaaatatttcATCTTTAATATTGTGTCTATTGGAAATGTATTCACTTTTATTCACATATCTATTCAGAGTAACTGAACTTCTGACCAGAAgtgacaaaaaacatttttttttctctattcggCCCAAACTTCTAAATCATGCTGAATCATGCTTAATATTTATAAATGAAGTCATCAAATGACTCATTTAGATCACTGTAAGTCTATGAGTACTGAATGAAAATGTCAGTTACTTTTTAATAAGATTAAAAGGCCATGGCCTGCAGGACCACTCAGAGTCATGAGTCTTTACTctagagcacatgtgtcaaacacaaggcccgcgggccaaatgtggcccgccacgtctttttatgtggcccgcgagagcttgtaaaatcttagtgtctataataaataggtcagaagcgttctttgaccaaaaaatacatttcccacaatgcttgtcgattgtattacccgcaaagttacggcttactgccactacacggcagtgtagtcattgatgtggaaaccctgccggagggaaggtgtaacttcgcgggtggaattgagacatataaatgtttatcccataatgtccagaaaaagaaaagttgatgcagacggacggctgtgcttcaaggcgaaagaccggtatgcattttgtgttactgaccaaaataaacgctttttagaagagatataaattatgtgtaaatatttataagacaatagctgataaaatctgttttaatgacgttaataaacatcactgtgacatggctagtcgcagtttcacctcagcaaaggacgaggaggtgaatcacttatctaaccagcctttactgatttctgccctcaataaccctttcaataacctccaatagcctttaatagtcttcagtatccttcaacagtctaaccttgcagccgtggtgtgtccactaaactccgtagttataaacatcctgaggttagcagcgtgctaactgacctgtttataatgtaatcccagcagtgactcatgctctaacctgctgctgttagctgcttgggctgaaatatgaactgtagagagctgtattatccggttagtggggttattttatttcatacacagaagaacttaaaattttaaaaacgctccagactggctcagctgagtcctgtagcccgtggctgggctgtagctctgactcagtaaagactgtgggcttgtgctgctgcagctcccactagtggttggatgaggaaatgctaaatctgtcacagctcacaatttttgattttatattaattaagcctcttttcagtatcaaacgttttgatcaaagttaatataacttgtattttatgtcatttctattcacttgtatagtttggttcttgattggtggagtttttggatttcataacaggatttatgttaatagagcaacaagcaaacattttttccatgcaactgtaatatttgattgaataaataatatattgagagttatttaacattaaggagtaattacattcatttacatatattacatttggttacattttcttatatttataagttacatctggccctcggaggacagccaatatgccaatgtggccctcggccaaaatgagtttgacacccctgctctagaggaCCCAGCCTGCCAGAGTCCATCTCCAAgccaagctgttttttttttcttttaatgtttttgtcaTCTCTCAATATTGTAAGCCtgcttcgtttttttttcttactacaGTTTCAGAGACCCGGCATAAATACACTTCCATTGCTCTGCTGCAAAACTTTATGGAGCTTTAAAACTAACTTTTTAGGAGTTACTACACCACCTCTAAAGCTGGAGATGGAAAACAAGGAAGCGTGAGGTATGTTGAACCTAGTGTCCTCTTTAAGTCACGTGAGCATGGGATGATAAAGGGTGTGTTTGGTAAGAGTTCCAGGCAAGAATTTGAAAAGAACTACCCCTAGGCTGCGTCCTTGTCCTTCATTATTGGGCCGagacacaaacaaaaacagacattagATAAAAGCATGTGGGCAAATGCCCAGAGAAAGCATTTGCGGTATTTAAGAGCTTCTGTGGACTGTCGCTTTCACATCCACATCAAAACTTACATCTTCTCTCCAACCATTTTCCTGCTGTGATTATTATCCCCTTCCTGACAGAACGCCACCTTGATATCCCTCAATTAAACACAACAACATTCCTCGCCACCTAATTCTGTGGAACGGGGTCTGCTCATAGGTGCGTAAACATGTTGTGGTTGTTGTTGCTATTGTTGTTATTGCTGGATGTCTGTCTGACCTGTAAAAAAGGCAAGAGAATAACATCCTGTCAATAGGCAGAAACTCCTAAATATATACTAACATGATTATACACTTCAGTGTACTATTTATACATGCCACTCTTCAACAAACACTGCCATAATGTTTGACATgcttataagtatttatatactgatataataatacaaaatatatacacaacaaataataaatgtattaaaaataatgataacaacaaataaaataacttcATGTTGATGGTCCCCtacattgtaaaaataaaaaagttgagaaaactcaaaatttcaaagCAACTTACTGCACTCGATTGTTGAGTTAAAGTTAAACTttaaagttttgaagaaaaccaccacTAGTTGGgtcaactagaaatctttagttcagatcaTTCATTTTTCATATGCATGACAAATTTCAAATTGTGACACCACAGACAGGAGTGAGACGCTTGCAGTAAAAATTAGGAGTGACTTTAATAATCAGAGCTAAACCAACAAACGTGATCTGAGTACAATCAACAGTACAAGCCAGAAACAAGTCCGACCAAAACCTAAGAAACAAAACACAGTCCAAAAGGAATAAACAATAGACGTAAAATTAGGGTCAAAACCAGATCTAGAAAAACATCTAGGAGAACTAGCAAAAGAGCAAGAAAAATTCTGAGACAAATGCCAAAaataggtcatacacggaaatagataataataaaaaaaagagaatattaaCGCTTGGTATGCAGCTTACAAACAAGGGCAGTACATTGTAGCAAACTGGACAAACAGACTGATATATATACACCTGGAAAAACACCAGAAATtaatcagaacacaggtgaggctgatctaacaatcaggtgctgattggctggctgagacacatgactgagagGTGCATCCTGAGAGttgggctgtgaccgaaatggctccctactccctcattagtgttgcgctatgtagggagatactaataagttcactaattagtggtaaaactggaatgaattcggacactaactcatcattatcatgcgccagcaccgttcgcataaacacacacaggtgagagaggggttgagccgtgtttaaaactccataaacacacgagctgagctctgaattaaagatagtgaagctctgagctgatcatgaagttatttatctgtttgttatttttacgctgtttaaaagatgatcctcacattactgaactacatgaagaaaaccttaaaaatagcagcgtacaccggctcgcattgttgccagattgggtggtttcatgccaaatgtcgagttgtgtctgagattgtctggaggaaacgctgtgatttgacaggtgaacaaaactaccaagtgtaaagagtttggaaatttaactcggcggtgttatagttagatatctaaccctgcagagtcagagcttttagtcctgctgatggaaatttgaagctgtgtttatgtccattattatatgtgagtaagttatttctttctttcattgcttgcaaggttgtttttatgtactgtttttacgtttttgtttcgtgtgtccaatgatacaaggcacaaaacacataacacaaacatgcagataaactaatttaaatataattttttgtaatcagtgatatttaagatatttatgatattttaattaagatgttggaataaaccctgtaatattgttaatatgacgaacatcagctgtttgggtggttttctcagtaaatTTGTGGatctgaaacacgttttaccctgtgaattggttttatctgaatcccactgtaacaatctggcaaccctggtggttcgctgtccgctccgtttcttcggctgtctgttgcttagtagcgagacccgcaaagcattttgggacacattcagctcgcttagtaagcagcgaagtttactataaatcatgatgcattatgggagtttttagtgccctcaaaatcacgttcgaatccccccttaagattcggacactcaaagaaaaatggctgaaatactcaatagtgccctaactagtaaatagtgagccatttcggtcacagccttgGAGTTTGAGAAGGTGGAAAAAGTGTATAGAGGCATTGAAAGGTatggcacaaaaaaaaatgtgtgttaagTTGTGTCAGTGacatgttttacattaatcaaattcatatatatatcaacagtatatttttgttcatttaaattaGCCACTGCCTAAtacatattcatatttattgtcagtcatataagcttgTGGTAATGCAAATGTAACTATCTGAACTCAACCAGCATATAATCACACTCAACAACCAGGCACTTAACtgttatataacacatatataaatcccaagagaagaAAACCTGTAGAGaatgacttcacactgatggtgagtgagaagtGTGAAGGATATGCTCAATATGCTAATAGATGTTGCCAGGAGCCAATGAGAAAGATGTAAGTTTTCCTCCAAAGGGCTGCAGTGCACAAAAAAACAACTGTATGACCAACATCAGGTCATCAGAATTGCTCTGTAATCCCTAATCAACTCttgagtaaaactgagcatgtgcagtagtgcaaagTAGTTGGCTTGGCTTTACTTAGGGTTTaattacaatttgtaaatttgccaacacagattattaaGTCGGACCAACTTTAAACAAGAGacataataatgttagttgaggcaattaATTTACTATAGTTTATGATGCAATTCAAGATTTTTTGTTTAGCTGATTTAAAAATCACCTTAAGGAAAtcaacacagtgtttaaaaactctagcagcactgctgcgtctgtGTTGTACCAGCAAAAAACACATGAGGGACAATATATGGCATGCAAGAGCTTGCTGGCCAGCTGTCAAGGCtgcacacaccaccaccatgcgcACTGTGCTGCCACAGACAGTAAACTTCTGAGTTTAGGAGCGCCATTAAAAACCCAGAAACTCGTCAAAGGTGTAAGTGATTTCACAGGTGAAATAGGCATCCATAATCACCCAGGCCTGTATAGCTGCAGCAGGGCCCTAAAATGCTCTCTTACTCAGCAAGGCGTCCAATATAGGCCCGGATTCCATCTTAAAAGGCCAATAATCCTCTAACACAGACACATCAGGACCATCTGTAGGAGCACCTGGCACTGGAATATTCCTGGTACGTTTTATGCTATGATGTCTCTATTGCTCAGGATGAGAGAATCTGTTAATTGCTATGTTGGTTGCAAAGAAGGCTCATGATATGTTTTTGATATGGTTATCGACTAAATGTTTTTCTGGAATTTAtgtgtggatttttcttttttcctgttaTCCAGCTGTTTACTGTATCTGCAGCCCATTATTTGCTATAATGGGCATTTGCTTTGAATAGATTTCGCTTTGACTCGGGCACTGTGGGAAGCGGTCCATCCTGTTAAACAGCTGGTCAGCATCTGTTTGGATCTTTTTCCCTTTCGTGCTGAGCAGGAGAAGCTCTGCAAGGTGACCACTGCCGGTCACATTTTCTATCATGTTTTCAATGGAAATCTTATGCAATTCAAAAGCGATTCACCTTTTTTCACTGCTTTGCTTTCTTGCTTATTTATTTCACTGCCTTGCTTTCTAATAATACTTACATTACTTACATtcatactttttaaatgataactttatttattttaaggtaaaaatctGTCCAAACCATCCTGGCTCTATGCGAGAAAGTAATTGACTCCTAAATCTAATAATTTGGTTGGGCTACCCtcggcggcaacaactgcactcaagctttaccgataactggctaTGAGTTTTTGTCCcgctcttcttctttttttttacagaattgttttaatttagcaaCACTGGGGGACttttgagcatgaacagcctgcttaAGGCTTAagacacagcatctcaatcatacttggccactccaaaaccttccttTTTTCAGCCTTTTcaaggtggacttgctggtgtgtttcagatcattatcctgctgcagaacccaagtacacttgAGCTTAAGGTCACGAACTGATGggcagatattctccttcaggattttttggtagagagcagaattcatttttcatcttgtatccaggccaGAGCAGCCCAACAGGGTTCTAGAGCCTTCTTTAAACTGTAGTTTT
This genomic interval from Astyanax mexicanus isolate ESR-SI-001 chromosome 1, AstMex3_surface, whole genome shotgun sequence contains the following:
- the itpa gene encoding inosine triphosphate pyrophosphatase; the protein is MAVPAGRSVVFVTGNAKKLEEVIQILGDKFPYKLISKKIDLPEYQGEPDEISIQKCQEAARQVDGPVIVEDTCLCFRALGGLPGPYIKWFLDKLKPEGLYKLLAGFEDKSAWALCTFAFCAGKKEPVQLFRGITEGHIVEPRGPRDFGWDPCFQPEGYDKTYAELPKEVKNKISHRYRALAAMSEHFSSLNGEPADKRPKQDD